The proteins below are encoded in one region of Campylobacter helveticus:
- the bet gene encoding phage recombination protein Bet: protein MSNLTNTNQTPLFSAEKIELIKKQFFPQNANSIEMEYCFSVAYQYNLDPILRQIFFVPRRSKNAEGKWIEKIEPLVGRDGFLAIAHKSGEFAGIKSWSEVKSIPKLENGSWKNVSDLIAICEVYRKDSDKAFRVEVAYSEYVQMTSSNEITHFWKTKPDTMLKKVAESQALRKAFNLSGLYSPEELGLGIVDESNAVIIDTQAVQNTAVVSNAFSDDEKEALKALGLSTEEKEGFVRLVGNTYGLSDKIKAFGYKFNPEKKIWFKKIA, encoded by the coding sequence ATGTCAAATCTAACAAACACAAATCAAACTCCACTTTTTAGTGCTGAAAAAATCGAACTCATTAAAAAGCAATTCTTTCCACAAAACGCTAATAGCATTGAAATGGAATACTGCTTTAGTGTCGCTTATCAATACAATCTTGACCCTATTCTAAGACAAATTTTCTTTGTTCCTAGACGCAGCAAAAATGCAGAGGGTAAATGGATTGAAAAGATAGAGCCACTTGTAGGTCGTGATGGTTTTTTAGCCATAGCTCACAAAAGTGGTGAATTCGCAGGGATTAAATCTTGGAGCGAAGTTAAAAGCATACCTAAGCTTGAAAACGGCTCTTGGAAAAATGTTTCTGATTTAATCGCTATTTGTGAAGTGTATCGTAAAGATAGCGATAAGGCATTTAGAGTAGAAGTTGCATATAGTGAATATGTGCAAATGACTAGCTCGAATGAAATCACACACTTTTGGAAAACAAAGCCTGATACTATGCTAAAAAAAGTAGCAGAATCACAGGCTTTAAGAAAGGCGTTTAATCTTTCAGGGCTTTACTCACCTGAAGAGCTTGGACTTGGTATTGTTGATGAAAGCAATGCTGTCATTATTGACACACAAGCCGTGCAAAACACAGCCGTGGTTAGCAATGCTTTTAGTGATGATGAAAAAGAAGCTCTTAAGGCTTTAGGTCTTAGCACGGAAGAAAAAGAAGGCTTTGTGAGGCTTGTAGGTAATACTTATGGGCTAAGTGATAAAATAAAAGCTTTTGGCTACAAATTTAATCCTGAAAAGAAAATATGGTTTAAAAAAATAGCCTAG